TCATGAATTCgattttggaaatttgagaaaataagcTGAAAACGGGTCTAATCTCAAATAAAGCCAATTAAATTACATCCACGACCGCAAGTCTGATGGTCGCGAACGTGATAGTCAAATGGGTTCGATCAACGGTCACCCTTTAATTTGAATGTATTATTTCATGTTAAATTAAACATTCTGATAATTTATTCTCATTTTAAATTTCACTTCCATAAAAAAAGTCACTTAAGAAACATCAAATTAAAGTTGAATAAACCAAACTAAATCCGATTTGATGCaccttttttcaaaattgaaaatcaaaaattggaataaaatttttaacaaaatagAACCGAAGAAGGTACAATGCTTACTTATGTcatttgtctaatttttttgtACCAATTTTCGGATTATATAAAACCCTAAGTAAGAAATGGAGTAAACCAGCCACTACGAAACTGAAATCCAAGTCGTGTAAAAGAGCGATGAGCAGCGTAATTGGTGGTAAAGTGTGGAATGGAATAGGCAGAAAGGGTTTGTTGAATGGAAATAGTAGAAGATGGTACGGTCTAATTCCGATGGTGATAGAGCATTCTTCCCGTGGAGAGAGGGCTTACGACATATTCTCAAGGCTGCTCAAAGAGCGTATCATTTGCATCAATGGACCCATTAACGATGACACTTCCCATGTTGTTGTTGCTCAGCTTCTTTACCTTGAGTCTGAGAACCCTTCCAAGCCTATTCACATGTACCTCAACTCTCCCGGTGGCGCTGTTACTGCCGGTCTTGCTATCTACGATACTATGCAGTACATCCGATCTCCAATCAATACTATTTGTCTAGGTCAAGCAGCTTCAATGGGATCCCTTCTCTTAGCTGCTGGTGCCAAGGGTGAGAGGCGTTCTCTCCCTAATGCTACAGTCATGATTCATCAGCCTTCTGGTGGATATAGTGGTCAAGCTAAAGATATGACAATTCACACCAAACAGATTGTTCGGGTATGGGATGCTTTGAACCAACTATACTCCAAGCATACGGGACAACCAGTCGAAATAATTCAGAAGAACATGGATAGGGATTATTTCATGACAGCCCAAGAAGCCAAGGAATTTGGGATAATTGATGAGGTTATCGATCAAAGACCAATCACTCTGGTAACTGATGCTATTGCTAACGACGCCAAAGATAAAGGTTCAAGTTAGAATTTCTGGTAAGACTGAAGCTT
The Solanum stenotomum isolate F172 chromosome 12, ASM1918654v1, whole genome shotgun sequence DNA segment above includes these coding regions:
- the LOC125846729 gene encoding ATP-dependent Clp protease proteolytic subunit 2, mitochondrial-like, producing MSSVIGGKVWNGIGRKGLLNGNSRRWYGLIPMVIEHSSRGERAYDIFSRLLKERIICINGPINDDTSHVVVAQLLYLESENPSKPIHMYLNSPGGAVTAGLAIYDTMQYIRSPINTICLGQAASMGSLLLAAGAKGERRSLPNATVMIHQPSGGYSGQAKDMTIHTKQIVRVWDALNQLYSKHTGQPVEIIQKNMDRDYFMTAQEAKEFGIIDEVIDQRPITLVTDAIANDAKDKGSS